One segment of Mesoplodon densirostris isolate mMesDen1 chromosome 6, mMesDen1 primary haplotype, whole genome shotgun sequence DNA contains the following:
- the NOL6 gene encoding nucleolar protein 6 isoform X1: protein MGPAHKGAQHRGTAGEPEVMASALEGTGKEGKKESSKKCSVAGSPVEGLLQPVKLSRAELYKEPTNEELNRLRETESLFHSSLLRLQVEELLKEVRLSEKKKERIDAFLWKVNQRIMRVPSTPETELTNQAWLQDGVRVPLHQVPYTVKGCFRFLPPAQVTVVGSYLLGTCIRPDINVDVALTMPREILQDKDGLNQRYFRKRALYLAHLAHHLSQDPLFGSVRFSYTNGCHLKPSLLLRPHGKDERLVTVRLHPCPPPDFFRPCRLLPSKNNVRTAWYRGQSPSGDGSPEPPTPRYNTWVLQDTTLESHAQLLSSVLGSASGLKDGVALLKVWLRQRELDKGLGGFSGFLVSMLVAFLVSTHKIHTAMSGYQVLRSTLQFLASTDLTVNGISLCFSSDPSLPALADFHQAFPVVFLDSSGRLNLCADVTASTCHQVQHEARLSMVLLDSKADDGFQLLLMTPKPMIRAFDHILHLRPLSRLQAACHRLKLWPELQDHGGDYVSAALGPLTTLLEQGLGSRLHLLAHSRPPVSEWDISQDPPKHRDSGVLTLGLLLRPEGLTSVLELGPEADQPEAADFRQFWGSRSELRRFQDGAIREAVVWEAASMAQKRLIPHQVVTHLLTLHADIPDTCIHYTGGLLDALIQGLKETSSTGEEALAAAVRCYDDLSRLLWGLEGLPLTVSAVQGAHPVLRYTEVFPPTAVRPASSFYEQLQERASLLPRPDKPCPAYVEPMTVVCHLEGSGQWPQDAEAIRRVRAAFQLRLAELLTQQHGLQCRATATHTDVLKDGFVFRICVAYQREPQILREMRSPEGIISLRDTPASLCLERDTRQLPLLTSTLHGLQQQHPAFSGVARLAKRWVRAQLLGEELTDESLDLVAAALFLHPEPFTPPSSPQVGFLRFLFLISTFDWKNNPLIVNLNDELTAEEQVEIRSVFLATRTKLPVMVIITPQDRKTSVWTQDGPSPQILHQLMVLAAEALPILEKQLMDPRGPGDIRTVFRPPLDMYDVLIHLSPRHIPRHRQAVDSPAASFCRGLLSEPGPSSLMPVLGYDPPQLYLAQLREAFGDLALFFYDQHGGKVIGVLWKPTSFQPQPLKASNTKGRMVVSQGGELVMVPNVEAILEDFAILGEGLVQAVEARSERWTV from the exons ATGGGACCCGCACATAAGGGAGCGCAGCATCGCGGAACTGCCGGGGAGCCGGAG GTGATGGCGTCAGCTCTGGAAGGCACAGGCAAGGAGGGGAAGAAGGAATCCTCAAAGAAGTGTTCGGTGGCTGGTTCTCCAGTGGAGGGCCTCCTGCAGCCCGTGAAGCTCAGCCGGGCAGAACTGTACAAGGAGCCTACCAATGAGGAGCTAAATCGCCTTCGGGAGACTGAGAGTCTGTTCCATTCCAGCTTGCTTCGTTTACAG GTAGAGGAGCTACTGAAGGAAGTGAGGCtgtcagagaagaagaaagagcggATTGATGCTTTCCTATGGAAGGTCAACCAGCGGATCATGAGGGTGCCCTCAACCCCTGAGACAGAG CTGACCAACCAGGCATGGCTCCAGGATGGGGTTCGAGTCCCCCTCCACCAAGTGCCCTATACTGTGAAGGGCTGTTTCCGCTTCTTACCCCCAGCCCAGGTCACTGTTGTGGGCAGTTACCTTCTGGGCACCTGCATCCGGCCGGACATCAATGTGGATGTGGCATTGACCATGCCCAGG GAGATCCTACAGGACAAGGATGGGCTGAACCAGCGCTACTTCCGCAAGCGTGCCCTCTACCTGGCCCACTTGGCTCACCACCTGTCCCAAGACCCACTCTTTGGCAGTGTTCGCTTTTCCTACACCAATGGCTGCCACCTGAAACCCTCGCTGCTGCTGCGGCCGCATG GGAAGGATGAGCGTCTGGTCACTGTCCGTCTGCATCCATGCCCTCCACCTGACTTCTTCCGCCCGTGCCGCCTGCTGCCGTCCAAGAACAATGTGCGCACTGCCTGGTACCGAGGGCAGAGTCCTTCAGGGGATG GTAGCccagagccccccaccccccgctatAACACATGGGTCCTGCAGGACACAACCCTTGAGTCCCATGCGCAGCTGCTGTCAAGCGTGCTGGGCTCAGCCTCTGGGCTGAAGGATGGTGTGGCACTTTTGAAGGTCTGGCTGCGGCAGCGGGAACTGGACAAG GGCCTGGGAGGATTCAGTGGGTTCCTTGTCTCCATGCTGGTTGCCTTCCTTGTGTCTACACACAAGATCCATACCGCCATGAGTGGCTACCAGGTCCTGAGGAGCACCTTGCAGTTTCTGG CCAGTACAGATCTGACGGTCAACGGGATCAGTTTATGCTTCAGCTCAGATCCCTCCCTG ccGGCCCTGGCTGACTTCCACCAGGCCTTCCCTGTTGTCTTCCTGGACTCCTCAGGCCGTCTCAACCTCTGTGCTGATGTCACTGCCTCCACTTGCCACCAG GTGCAGCATGAGGCACGGCTGTCTATGGTGTTGCTGGACAGCAAAGCTGACGATGGGTTCCAGCTGCTGTTGATGACTCCCAAACCCATGATTCGGGCTTTTGACCACATACTGCA TCTCCGTCCACTGAGTCGCCTGCAGGCAGCGTGTCACCGACTAAAGCTGTGGCCAGAGCTGCAGGATCATGGTGGGGACTATGTCTCAGCTGCTTTGGGCCCACTAACCACCCTTCTGGAGCAGGGCCTGGGGTCCCGGCTGCACCTGCTGGCCCACTCTCGGCCCCCAGTCTCAGAG TGGGACATCAGCCAGGATCCACCGAAGCACAGAGACTCTGGGGTCCTGACCCTGGGATTGCTCCTCCGGCCTGAGGGGCTGACCAGTGTTCTCGAGCTGGGTCCAGAGGCTGACCAGCCTGAG GCTGCTGACTTCCGCCAGTTCTGGGGATCTCGCTCTGAGCTTCGGCGTTTCCAGGATGGAGCCATTCGGGAAGCTGTGGTCTGGGAGGCAGCCTCTATGGCCCAGAAGCGCCTTATTCCCCACCAGGTGGTCACTCATCTCTTAACGCT CCATGCTGACATCCCAGATACCTGTATCCACTATACGGGCGGCCTCCTGGATGCACTGATTCAAGGCCTGAAAGAG ACCTCCAGCACAGGTGAGGAGGCCCTAGCAGCTGCGGTGCGTTGCTACGATGACCTCAGCCGCTTGCTGTGGGGACTGGAAGGCCTGCCGCTGACCGTGTCTGCCGTGCAGGGAGCTCACCCAGTGCTGCGCTACACTGAG GTGTTCCCACCAACTGCAGTCCGGCCAGCCTCCTCCTTCTATGAACAGCTGCAAGAGCGGGCCTCGCTGTTGCCCCGGCCTGACAAGCCCTGTCCAGCCTACGTGGAGCCCATGACTG TGGTATGTCACCTGGAGGGCAGTGGGCAGTGGCCACAGGATGCTGAGGCCATACGGAGGGTCCGGGCTGCCTTCCAGCTGCGCCTGGCAGAGCTGCTGACGCAGCAGCATGGGCTGCAGTGCCGCGCCACGGCCACGCACACCGATGTCCTCAAG GATGGGTTTGTGTTCCGGATTTGTGTGGCCTATCAACGGGAGCCCCAGATCCTGAGGGAGATGCGGAGCCCCGAGGGGATCATCTCCTTGAGGGACACTCCCGCCTCCCTCTGCCTTGAGAGGGACACTAGGCAGTTGCCCCTGCTCACCAGCACCTTGCATGG ACTCCAGCAACAGCACCCAGCCTTCTCGGGTGTGGCTCGGCTGGCCAAGCGGTGGGTGCGCGCCCAGCTCCTAGGTGAGGAGCTCACCGATGAGAGCCTGGACCTGGTGGCCGCTGCCCTTTTCCTGCACCCTGAGCCCTTCACCCCTCCCAG CTCCCCCCAGGTGGGCTTCCTTCGGTTCCTTTTCCTGATATCAACCTTTGATTGGAAGAACAACCCCCTAATTGTCAACCTCAATGATGAGCTCACTG CGGAGGAGCAGGTGGAGATCCGCAGCGTCTTCCTGGCAACCCGGACCAAACTCCCCGTCATGGTCATCATTACCCCCCAGGATCGCAAAACCTCTGTATGGACACAGGATGGACCCTCGCCCCAG ATCCTACACCAGCTCATGGTCCTGGCAGCTGAAGCCTTGCCCATCCTAGAGAAGCAGCTAATGGATCCCCGGGGTCCTGGGGACATCAGG ACAGTGTTCCGGCCACCGTTGGACATGTACGACGTGCTGATCCACCTGTCTCCCCGCCACATCCCCCGGCACCGCCAGGCTGTGGACTCGCCAGCTGCCTCCTTCTGCCGGGGCCTGCTTAGTGAGCCGGGGCCCTCCTCCCTGATGCCCGTGCTGGGCTACGATCCTCCTCAGCTCTACCTGGCACAGCTCAGG GAGGCCTTTGGGGACCTGGCCCTTTTCTTCTATGACCAGCATGGCGGAAAGGTGATCGGTGTCCTCTGGAAGCCCACCAgcttccagccccagcccttaAAG GCCTCCAACACAAAGGGGCGCATGGTGGTGTCTCAAGGTGGGGAGCTGGTGATGGTGCCCAATGTAGAAGCCATCCTGGAGGACTTTGCCATCCTGGGCGAAGGCCTGGTCCAGGCTGTGGAGGCCCGAAGTGAGAGGTGGACCGTGTGA
- the NOL6 gene encoding nucleolar protein 6 isoform X2, whose protein sequence is MASALEGTGKEGKKESSKKCSVAGSPVEGLLQPVKLSRAELYKEPTNEELNRLRETESLFHSSLLRLQVEELLKEVRLSEKKKERIDAFLWKVNQRIMRVPSTPETELTNQAWLQDGVRVPLHQVPYTVKGCFRFLPPAQVTVVGSYLLGTCIRPDINVDVALTMPREILQDKDGLNQRYFRKRALYLAHLAHHLSQDPLFGSVRFSYTNGCHLKPSLLLRPHGKDERLVTVRLHPCPPPDFFRPCRLLPSKNNVRTAWYRGQSPSGDGSPEPPTPRYNTWVLQDTTLESHAQLLSSVLGSASGLKDGVALLKVWLRQRELDKGLGGFSGFLVSMLVAFLVSTHKIHTAMSGYQVLRSTLQFLASTDLTVNGISLCFSSDPSLPALADFHQAFPVVFLDSSGRLNLCADVTASTCHQVQHEARLSMVLLDSKADDGFQLLLMTPKPMIRAFDHILHLRPLSRLQAACHRLKLWPELQDHGGDYVSAALGPLTTLLEQGLGSRLHLLAHSRPPVSEWDISQDPPKHRDSGVLTLGLLLRPEGLTSVLELGPEADQPEAADFRQFWGSRSELRRFQDGAIREAVVWEAASMAQKRLIPHQVVTHLLTLHADIPDTCIHYTGGLLDALIQGLKETSSTGEEALAAAVRCYDDLSRLLWGLEGLPLTVSAVQGAHPVLRYTEVFPPTAVRPASSFYEQLQERASLLPRPDKPCPAYVEPMTVVCHLEGSGQWPQDAEAIRRVRAAFQLRLAELLTQQHGLQCRATATHTDVLKDGFVFRICVAYQREPQILREMRSPEGIISLRDTPASLCLERDTRQLPLLTSTLHGLQQQHPAFSGVARLAKRWVRAQLLGEELTDESLDLVAAALFLHPEPFTPPSSPQVGFLRFLFLISTFDWKNNPLIVNLNDELTAEEQVEIRSVFLATRTKLPVMVIITPQDRKTSVWTQDGPSPQILHQLMVLAAEALPILEKQLMDPRGPGDIRTVFRPPLDMYDVLIHLSPRHIPRHRQAVDSPAASFCRGLLSEPGPSSLMPVLGYDPPQLYLAQLREAFGDLALFFYDQHGGKVIGVLWKPTSFQPQPLKASNTKGRMVVSQGGELVMVPNVEAILEDFAILGEGLVQAVEARSERWTV, encoded by the exons ATGGCGTCAGCTCTGGAAGGCACAGGCAAGGAGGGGAAGAAGGAATCCTCAAAGAAGTGTTCGGTGGCTGGTTCTCCAGTGGAGGGCCTCCTGCAGCCCGTGAAGCTCAGCCGGGCAGAACTGTACAAGGAGCCTACCAATGAGGAGCTAAATCGCCTTCGGGAGACTGAGAGTCTGTTCCATTCCAGCTTGCTTCGTTTACAG GTAGAGGAGCTACTGAAGGAAGTGAGGCtgtcagagaagaagaaagagcggATTGATGCTTTCCTATGGAAGGTCAACCAGCGGATCATGAGGGTGCCCTCAACCCCTGAGACAGAG CTGACCAACCAGGCATGGCTCCAGGATGGGGTTCGAGTCCCCCTCCACCAAGTGCCCTATACTGTGAAGGGCTGTTTCCGCTTCTTACCCCCAGCCCAGGTCACTGTTGTGGGCAGTTACCTTCTGGGCACCTGCATCCGGCCGGACATCAATGTGGATGTGGCATTGACCATGCCCAGG GAGATCCTACAGGACAAGGATGGGCTGAACCAGCGCTACTTCCGCAAGCGTGCCCTCTACCTGGCCCACTTGGCTCACCACCTGTCCCAAGACCCACTCTTTGGCAGTGTTCGCTTTTCCTACACCAATGGCTGCCACCTGAAACCCTCGCTGCTGCTGCGGCCGCATG GGAAGGATGAGCGTCTGGTCACTGTCCGTCTGCATCCATGCCCTCCACCTGACTTCTTCCGCCCGTGCCGCCTGCTGCCGTCCAAGAACAATGTGCGCACTGCCTGGTACCGAGGGCAGAGTCCTTCAGGGGATG GTAGCccagagccccccaccccccgctatAACACATGGGTCCTGCAGGACACAACCCTTGAGTCCCATGCGCAGCTGCTGTCAAGCGTGCTGGGCTCAGCCTCTGGGCTGAAGGATGGTGTGGCACTTTTGAAGGTCTGGCTGCGGCAGCGGGAACTGGACAAG GGCCTGGGAGGATTCAGTGGGTTCCTTGTCTCCATGCTGGTTGCCTTCCTTGTGTCTACACACAAGATCCATACCGCCATGAGTGGCTACCAGGTCCTGAGGAGCACCTTGCAGTTTCTGG CCAGTACAGATCTGACGGTCAACGGGATCAGTTTATGCTTCAGCTCAGATCCCTCCCTG ccGGCCCTGGCTGACTTCCACCAGGCCTTCCCTGTTGTCTTCCTGGACTCCTCAGGCCGTCTCAACCTCTGTGCTGATGTCACTGCCTCCACTTGCCACCAG GTGCAGCATGAGGCACGGCTGTCTATGGTGTTGCTGGACAGCAAAGCTGACGATGGGTTCCAGCTGCTGTTGATGACTCCCAAACCCATGATTCGGGCTTTTGACCACATACTGCA TCTCCGTCCACTGAGTCGCCTGCAGGCAGCGTGTCACCGACTAAAGCTGTGGCCAGAGCTGCAGGATCATGGTGGGGACTATGTCTCAGCTGCTTTGGGCCCACTAACCACCCTTCTGGAGCAGGGCCTGGGGTCCCGGCTGCACCTGCTGGCCCACTCTCGGCCCCCAGTCTCAGAG TGGGACATCAGCCAGGATCCACCGAAGCACAGAGACTCTGGGGTCCTGACCCTGGGATTGCTCCTCCGGCCTGAGGGGCTGACCAGTGTTCTCGAGCTGGGTCCAGAGGCTGACCAGCCTGAG GCTGCTGACTTCCGCCAGTTCTGGGGATCTCGCTCTGAGCTTCGGCGTTTCCAGGATGGAGCCATTCGGGAAGCTGTGGTCTGGGAGGCAGCCTCTATGGCCCAGAAGCGCCTTATTCCCCACCAGGTGGTCACTCATCTCTTAACGCT CCATGCTGACATCCCAGATACCTGTATCCACTATACGGGCGGCCTCCTGGATGCACTGATTCAAGGCCTGAAAGAG ACCTCCAGCACAGGTGAGGAGGCCCTAGCAGCTGCGGTGCGTTGCTACGATGACCTCAGCCGCTTGCTGTGGGGACTGGAAGGCCTGCCGCTGACCGTGTCTGCCGTGCAGGGAGCTCACCCAGTGCTGCGCTACACTGAG GTGTTCCCACCAACTGCAGTCCGGCCAGCCTCCTCCTTCTATGAACAGCTGCAAGAGCGGGCCTCGCTGTTGCCCCGGCCTGACAAGCCCTGTCCAGCCTACGTGGAGCCCATGACTG TGGTATGTCACCTGGAGGGCAGTGGGCAGTGGCCACAGGATGCTGAGGCCATACGGAGGGTCCGGGCTGCCTTCCAGCTGCGCCTGGCAGAGCTGCTGACGCAGCAGCATGGGCTGCAGTGCCGCGCCACGGCCACGCACACCGATGTCCTCAAG GATGGGTTTGTGTTCCGGATTTGTGTGGCCTATCAACGGGAGCCCCAGATCCTGAGGGAGATGCGGAGCCCCGAGGGGATCATCTCCTTGAGGGACACTCCCGCCTCCCTCTGCCTTGAGAGGGACACTAGGCAGTTGCCCCTGCTCACCAGCACCTTGCATGG ACTCCAGCAACAGCACCCAGCCTTCTCGGGTGTGGCTCGGCTGGCCAAGCGGTGGGTGCGCGCCCAGCTCCTAGGTGAGGAGCTCACCGATGAGAGCCTGGACCTGGTGGCCGCTGCCCTTTTCCTGCACCCTGAGCCCTTCACCCCTCCCAG CTCCCCCCAGGTGGGCTTCCTTCGGTTCCTTTTCCTGATATCAACCTTTGATTGGAAGAACAACCCCCTAATTGTCAACCTCAATGATGAGCTCACTG CGGAGGAGCAGGTGGAGATCCGCAGCGTCTTCCTGGCAACCCGGACCAAACTCCCCGTCATGGTCATCATTACCCCCCAGGATCGCAAAACCTCTGTATGGACACAGGATGGACCCTCGCCCCAG ATCCTACACCAGCTCATGGTCCTGGCAGCTGAAGCCTTGCCCATCCTAGAGAAGCAGCTAATGGATCCCCGGGGTCCTGGGGACATCAGG ACAGTGTTCCGGCCACCGTTGGACATGTACGACGTGCTGATCCACCTGTCTCCCCGCCACATCCCCCGGCACCGCCAGGCTGTGGACTCGCCAGCTGCCTCCTTCTGCCGGGGCCTGCTTAGTGAGCCGGGGCCCTCCTCCCTGATGCCCGTGCTGGGCTACGATCCTCCTCAGCTCTACCTGGCACAGCTCAGG GAGGCCTTTGGGGACCTGGCCCTTTTCTTCTATGACCAGCATGGCGGAAAGGTGATCGGTGTCCTCTGGAAGCCCACCAgcttccagccccagcccttaAAG GCCTCCAACACAAAGGGGCGCATGGTGGTGTCTCAAGGTGGGGAGCTGGTGATGGTGCCCAATGTAGAAGCCATCCTGGAGGACTTTGCCATCCTGGGCGAAGGCCTGGTCCAGGCTGTGGAGGCCCGAAGTGAGAGGTGGACCGTGTGA
- the AQP3 gene encoding aquaporin-3 isoform X1: MGRQKELVSRCGEMLHIRYQLLRQALAECLGTLILVLFGCGSVAQVVLSRGTHGGFLTINLAFGFAVTLGILIAGQVSGAHLNPAVTFAMCFLAREPWIKLLVYTLAQTLGAFLGAGIVFGLYYDAIWAFANNQLIVSGPNGTAGIFATYPSGHLDMVNGFFDQFIGTASLIVCVLAIVDPYNNPVPRGLEAFTVGLVVLVIGTSMGFNSGYAVNPARDFGPRLFTAIAGWGTEVFTTGRHWWWVPIVSPLLGSIAGVLVYQLMIGCHLEPPPPSTDEENVKLSHVKHKGQM; this comes from the exons ATGGGTCGACAGAAGGAGCTGGTGTCCCGCTGCGGGGAGATGCTCCACATCCGCTACCAGCTGCTTCGCCAGGCGCTGGCTGAGTGCCTGGGGACCCTCATCCTCGTG CTGTTTGGCTGTGGCTCTGTGGCCCAGGTCGTGCTCAGCCGGGGCACCCACGGTGGTTTCCTCACCATCAACCTGGCCTTTGGCTTCGCCGTCACCCTAGGCATCCTTATCGCTGGCCAGGTCTCTG GGGCCCACCTGAACCCCGCCGTGACCTTTGCTATGTGCTTCCTGGCGCGTGAGCCCTGGATCAAGCTGCTCGTCTACACCCTGGCTCAGACTCTGGGAGCCTTCCTGGGTGCCGGGATCGTTTTTGGGCTGTATTATG ATGCAATCTGGGCCTTCGCCAACAACCAGCTTATAGTTTCGGGCCCCAATGGCACAGCCGGCATCTTTGCCACCTACCCCTCTGGACATTTGGACATGGTCAATGGCTTCTTCGACCAG TTCATTGGCACAGCCTCCCTCATCGTGTGTGTGCTGGCCATTGTGGACCCCTACAATAACCCTGTCCCGCGTGGCCTGGAGGCCTTCACTGTGGGCCTGGTGGTCCTGGTCATCGGCACCTCCATGGGCTTCAACTCTGGCTACGCCGTCAACCCCGCCCGGGACTTCGGCCCTCGCCTTTTCACAGCCATTGCCGGCTGGGGCACGGAAGTCTTCAC GACCGGCCGCCACTGGTGGTGGGTGCCCATCGTCTCCCCACTCCTGGGTTCCATTGCGGGTGTCCTCGTGTATCAGCTCATGATCGGCTGCCACCTGGAACCGCCTCCACCCTCCACCGATGAGGAGAACGTGAAGCTGTCCCACGTGAAGCACAAGGGGCAGATGTGA
- the AQP3 gene encoding aquaporin-3 isoform X2: MGRQKELVSRCGEMLHIRYQLLRQALAECLGTLILVLFGCGSVAQVVLSRGTHGGFLTINLAFGFAVTLGILIAGQVSGAHLNPAVTFAMCFLAREPWIKLLVYTLAQTLGAFLGAGIVFGLYYDAIWAFANNQLIVSGPNGTAGIFATYPSGHLDMVNGFFDQDRPPLVVGAHRLPTPGFHCGCPRVSAHDRLPPGTASTLHR, from the exons ATGGGTCGACAGAAGGAGCTGGTGTCCCGCTGCGGGGAGATGCTCCACATCCGCTACCAGCTGCTTCGCCAGGCGCTGGCTGAGTGCCTGGGGACCCTCATCCTCGTG CTGTTTGGCTGTGGCTCTGTGGCCCAGGTCGTGCTCAGCCGGGGCACCCACGGTGGTTTCCTCACCATCAACCTGGCCTTTGGCTTCGCCGTCACCCTAGGCATCCTTATCGCTGGCCAGGTCTCTG GGGCCCACCTGAACCCCGCCGTGACCTTTGCTATGTGCTTCCTGGCGCGTGAGCCCTGGATCAAGCTGCTCGTCTACACCCTGGCTCAGACTCTGGGAGCCTTCCTGGGTGCCGGGATCGTTTTTGGGCTGTATTATG ATGCAATCTGGGCCTTCGCCAACAACCAGCTTATAGTTTCGGGCCCCAATGGCACAGCCGGCATCTTTGCCACCTACCCCTCTGGACATTTGGACATGGTCAATGGCTTCTTCGACCAG GACCGGCCGCCACTGGTGGTGGGTGCCCATCGTCTCCCCACTCCTGGGTTCCATTGCGGGTGTCCTCGTGTATCAGCTCATGATCGGCTGCCACCTGGAACCGCCTCCACCCTCCACCGATGA